The following are encoded together in the Bradyrhizobium sp. CCGUVB1N3 genome:
- a CDS encoding SDR family NAD(P)-dependent oxidoreductase translates to MDLGLKGKSAVVLGGTRGIGRAIAATVAGEGANVAVCARNAEQVAATVAELKASGVRATGSAVDVTDGAALKSWIDGVARELGGIDMMFSNAGAMAQGNDVASWEQNFRLDVVGAVHAFEAARPFLETSGEKTGDAAFVIISSVSAAQADAAGSYGPIKAALIHMAKGLARQYAKKKIRVNVVSPGTVYFKGGVWNMIEQNMPKRYEDALARNPTGRMATPQEIANAAVFLASPVSSFTTGSNLVVDGGISNRVNF, encoded by the coding sequence ATGGATCTCGGTCTCAAAGGGAAAAGCGCCGTCGTGCTGGGTGGCACGCGCGGCATCGGGCGGGCGATTGCGGCGACGGTGGCCGGCGAAGGCGCCAACGTTGCGGTCTGCGCGCGCAACGCCGAGCAGGTTGCGGCCACCGTGGCTGAATTGAAAGCGAGCGGCGTGCGCGCGACAGGTAGCGCGGTCGATGTGACTGACGGCGCGGCTCTGAAATCCTGGATCGACGGCGTCGCCAGGGAGTTGGGCGGCATCGACATGATGTTCTCCAACGCCGGCGCCATGGCGCAAGGCAACGACGTCGCCTCATGGGAGCAGAATTTCCGGCTCGATGTGGTCGGCGCCGTGCATGCGTTCGAAGCGGCGCGTCCGTTCCTCGAGACAAGCGGCGAGAAGACGGGCGATGCAGCCTTCGTCATCATCTCGTCGGTTTCAGCAGCGCAAGCCGATGCGGCCGGCTCCTACGGCCCGATCAAGGCGGCACTGATCCACATGGCCAAGGGGCTGGCGCGGCAATACGCGAAGAAGAAAATCCGCGTCAACGTGGTGTCGCCCGGCACCGTCTATTTCAAGGGCGGCGTCTGGAACATGATCGAGCAGAACATGCCCAAGCGCTACGAGGACGCGCTCGCCCGCAATCCGACAGGGCGCATGGCCACGCCGCAGGAAATTGCGAACGCCGCGGTGTTTCTGGCAAGCCCGGTGTCCTCGTTCACGACAGGCTCCAATCTCGTCGTGGACGGCGGCATCTCGAACCGGGTGAATTTCTAG
- a CDS encoding efflux RND transporter periplasmic adaptor subunit, which yields MLVKNTKQLQVFTKKRLIASVVLLTLAGGAAYAYLYAGGKEKNHSEVSSQSRKNAQNFMPTPSEWATLSIEPVKQKNFRAEYVTEGKVAVDEDRSTPVFSPYAGRVTKLLVKPGESVKQGQPLFKIEAADTVQAQNDFITAITSQNKAKSALELADIQYKRAKDLYEGHAVPLKDYQQAEATQVQAQNDMRSSVTALEAARNKLHILGFTDESIKAFQDKGSINPEITIYAPISGTVVQRKIGPGQYVSAGASDPVFVIGDLSTVWLTAFVRESDAASVCVDQDIAVNVMALPGRPFTAKINYVAAAIDPNTRRLLVRATIDNKEGLLKPEMFANVTIYSAGGRGAPAVPKQALIYEGDQVRIWVAREDKSVELRQIKIGLVNGDLVEVTSNLKPGEQIVTKGSLFIDRAASGS from the coding sequence ATGTTAGTCAAAAATACCAAGCAATTGCAGGTATTTACCAAGAAACGGCTGATCGCGTCCGTAGTTTTACTGACGCTCGCCGGCGGCGCCGCCTATGCCTACCTCTATGCGGGGGGCAAGGAAAAGAACCACTCGGAAGTCTCCAGCCAGTCGCGCAAGAACGCGCAGAATTTCATGCCGACGCCGTCCGAATGGGCGACGCTGTCGATCGAGCCCGTGAAGCAAAAGAACTTCCGCGCCGAATATGTCACCGAAGGCAAGGTCGCGGTCGACGAGGACCGCTCGACGCCGGTGTTCTCGCCCTATGCCGGGCGGGTGACCAAGCTGCTCGTGAAGCCCGGCGAGAGCGTCAAGCAGGGTCAACCGCTGTTTAAGATCGAGGCCGCCGACACCGTGCAGGCCCAGAACGATTTCATCACGGCGATCACCTCACAGAACAAGGCGAAGTCGGCACTCGAGCTCGCCGACATCCAGTACAAGCGCGCCAAGGATCTCTACGAAGGACACGCCGTTCCTCTGAAGGACTACCAGCAGGCGGAAGCGACGCAGGTCCAGGCGCAGAACGACATGCGCTCCTCGGTGACGGCGCTGGAGGCCGCACGCAACAAGCTGCACATCCTCGGCTTCACCGACGAATCGATCAAGGCCTTCCAGGACAAGGGCAGCATCAATCCGGAGATCACGATCTACGCGCCAATCTCGGGCACGGTCGTGCAGCGCAAGATCGGCCCCGGCCAGTATGTCAGCGCGGGCGCCAGTGATCCGGTGTTCGTGATCGGCGATCTCTCGACCGTCTGGCTCACGGCCTTCGTGCGTGAGAGCGATGCCGCCTCCGTCTGCGTCGATCAGGACATTGCCGTGAACGTGATGGCGCTGCCGGGCCGTCCCTTCACCGCAAAGATCAATTACGTTGCCGCCGCGATCGACCCCAACACCCGCCGCCTTCTGGTCCGCGCCACCATCGACAACAAGGAAGGCCTGCTCAAGCCGGAGATGTTCGCCAACGTGACGATCTATTCGGCTGGCGGTCGCGGGGCGCCGGCGGTGCCGAAGCAGGCCTTGATCTATGAAGGTGACCAGGTCCGCATCTGGGTCGCGCGCGAGGACAAGTCGGTCGAGCTGCGCCAGATCAAGATCGGGCTCGTCAACGGCGACCTCGTCGAAGTCACAAGCAATCTGAAACCGGGCGAACAGATTGTCACCAAGGGCAGCCTGTTCATCGATCGCGCGGCCTCTGGCAGCTAG
- a CDS encoding CoA transferase: MQSPAHVLKDIWTSAGGEAAALERVWLSGEEPQIPSSFRVATAGQVSIAAAGLAAAEIWRQRTGEVQDVTVDMRHAVVECRSERYLRVDDKPPPPAWDAIAGVYKTGDGRFVRCHTNFPHHRDAVCKVLGSEPEREKVQAALMQWKGEDFETAAYAAGGVVALMRSHDEWSVLPQARALAELPLVSIEKIGEAPPKPWPKLWPKGDRPLAGLRVLDLSRVIAGPVAGRTLAVHGADVLLVSGPELPAIPWLTIDTGRGKLTTFIELKSDAGRKRLRALLTEADIFSQGYRPRSLAALGFAPEDAAKINPGIVYVTLSAYGHAGPWAERRGFDSLVQTATGFNHAEGQAAGVDGPKELPAQMLDHATGYLMAFGAMMAKARQAREGGSWHVRVSLAQTGRWLWNLGRLADGLKTPDLPGAAVHPAFIKAMPSGFGTLKAVSHSAMLSKTPADWLRPAMPLGSHPPEWPSGN; this comes from the coding sequence ATGCAAAGTCCGGCCCATGTCCTCAAGGATATCTGGACCTCCGCGGGCGGCGAGGCCGCCGCGCTCGAGCGCGTCTGGCTGAGCGGCGAGGAGCCGCAAATCCCGTCCTCATTCCGCGTCGCGACAGCAGGCCAGGTCAGCATCGCTGCGGCGGGCCTTGCGGCCGCCGAAATCTGGAGGCAGCGCACGGGCGAGGTGCAGGATGTCACTGTGGACATGCGCCATGCCGTCGTCGAATGTCGCTCCGAACGCTATCTGCGCGTCGACGACAAACCGCCGCCGCCGGCCTGGGATGCGATCGCCGGCGTCTACAAGACCGGCGATGGCCGCTTCGTCCGCTGTCACACCAACTTCCCGCACCATCGCGACGCCGTCTGCAAGGTGCTCGGCTCCGAGCCGGAGCGCGAAAAGGTGCAAGCCGCGTTGATGCAATGGAAGGGCGAGGATTTTGAGACCGCCGCCTATGCTGCGGGCGGCGTCGTTGCGCTGATGCGTTCCCATGACGAATGGTCCGTGCTGCCGCAGGCGCGTGCACTGGCCGAGCTGCCGCTCGTCTCGATCGAGAAGATCGGCGAGGCGCCGCCAAAGCCGTGGCCCAAGCTTTGGCCAAAAGGCGACCGCCCGCTCGCGGGCCTGCGCGTGCTCGATCTTTCCCGCGTCATCGCAGGGCCCGTTGCGGGCCGCACGCTCGCCGTTCACGGCGCGGATGTGCTGCTGGTGTCCGGCCCCGAGCTGCCCGCCATCCCCTGGCTCACCATCGACACCGGGCGCGGCAAGCTTACGACCTTCATCGAGCTGAAGAGCGATGCGGGTCGCAAGCGGCTGCGTGCGCTGCTCACGGAGGCCGACATCTTCTCGCAGGGCTATCGTCCGCGCTCACTCGCCGCCCTCGGCTTCGCGCCGGAAGATGCGGCAAAGATCAATCCGGGCATCGTCTACGTCACGCTGTCGGCCTATGGCCATGCCGGTCCCTGGGCAGAGCGGCGCGGCTTCGACTCGCTGGTGCAGACTGCGACCGGCTTCAACCACGCGGAGGGGCAGGCCGCGGGCGTTGACGGACCGAAGGAATTGCCCGCGCAGATGCTCGACCACGCCACCGGCTATCTGATGGCCTTCGGTGCGATGATGGCGAAGGCGCGCCAGGCCCGCGAGGGCGGTAGCTGGCACGTGCGCGTGTCGCTGGCGCAAACCGGGCGCTGGTTGTGGAATCTCGGCCGGCTCGCGGACGGTCTGAAGACCCCGGATCTTCCGGGGGCGGCTGTACATCCTGCGTTCATAAAGGCCATGCCATCCGGTTTCGGAACGTTGAAAGCGGTCAGCCATTCGGCGATGCTGTCGAAAACCCCGGCCGATTGGCTGCGTCCGGCAATGCCGCTCGGCAGCCACCCGCCGGAATGGCCGAGCGGTAACTGA
- a CDS encoding efflux RND transporter permease subunit — MDRLVALAVNRRYLMVGMFVAVLIGGLIAFNQLNIEAYPDPTPPMVDIVTQSPGLSAEEIERYITIPIETQVAGLKNLTTIRTISLYGLSDVKLQFSFAYTYDEALQQVLNRLAQLAPLPGNVQPQISPLSPIGEIFRYRLVGPPNYSVLDLKTIQDWILQRRFRAVPGVIDVTGWGGKTKTYELQVDFNKLIANGLTLPQLLQAVSNSNVNVGGNTVNIGSQSAVVRGVGLIRSIDDLANTMVAQTGGNPVLVKDVATVTVGEKPRLGIAGLDDSDDIVQGIVLMRRGEQSTPTIKRVEQLVTQINNSTILPPGVRIERIYDRKDLIDLTTHTVLHNMVVGILLIVLLQWIFLGDLRSALIVGATIPFALFFAVIILVLRGESANLLSVGAIDFGLIVDATVIMVEAIFRRLTQTTPLSELEHASPETLFGMKSHAILSAAADVSRSIFFAAAIIIAAFLPLFTLSGVEGNIFGPMARTYAYALAGGLLATFTVTPALSAIILPAHVEETETRIMLLLHRIYTPVLHWAVNNRNIVLGGAIGLVVMTIALGRLLGLEFLPKLEEGNLWIRATLPPTISLQEGNTYVNEMRKLIRARPEVESVVSQHGRPDDGTDAAGFFNAEFFAPLKPASEWPGTHDKEVLTAELLKQLDDHFPGVEFNFSQYLQDNVSEAVSGVKGENSIKLFGSDLKALTDTANKIKSVLSTVQGVTDLAVFTSLGQPTIQIDIDRAKAARYGLAPGDINATIKVAIGGDTAGDLYEPGSDRHFPIIVRLAPEYRKSAEAIQNLRIGAPGPNGTVTQIPLSEVATISLVSGAAYIYREQQERYLPIKFSVRERDLGSAIREAQQKIAEQVQLPPGSHMEWVGEYGNLQDAIRRLSIVVPISLALIGILLWFNFGSMTDTLLAMSVIPMAIFGGVLGLLITGTAFSVSAAIGFIALFGIAVMDGIIIISQFNQLIEEGLDRMTAVVRTGELQLRPVLMTCVVAGVGLLPAALSEGIGSQVQKPLAVVVVTGMMLAPVVILVTLPVLISFFSRRAR; from the coding sequence ATGGATCGTCTCGTCGCCCTTGCCGTCAATCGCCGCTACCTGATGGTCGGCATGTTTGTCGCCGTGCTGATCGGCGGCCTGATCGCGTTCAACCAGCTCAATATCGAGGCCTATCCCGATCCGACGCCGCCGATGGTCGACATCGTGACGCAGAGCCCGGGTCTGTCGGCCGAGGAGATCGAGCGCTACATCACGATCCCGATCGAGACCCAGGTCGCAGGCCTGAAGAACCTGACGACCATCCGCACCATCTCCCTCTACGGACTGTCCGACGTCAAACTCCAGTTCTCCTTCGCCTACACCTATGACGAGGCGCTCCAGCAGGTATTGAATCGGCTGGCACAGCTCGCGCCTTTGCCCGGCAACGTGCAGCCGCAGATCTCGCCGCTCAGCCCGATCGGCGAAATCTTCCGCTACCGCCTGGTCGGTCCGCCGAACTACAGCGTGCTTGATCTGAAGACGATCCAGGACTGGATCCTCCAGCGCCGCTTCCGCGCCGTGCCCGGCGTGATCGACGTCACCGGCTGGGGTGGCAAGACCAAGACCTACGAGCTCCAGGTCGACTTCAACAAGCTGATAGCCAATGGCCTGACGCTGCCGCAGCTGCTCCAGGCGGTGAGCAATTCCAACGTCAATGTCGGCGGCAACACCGTCAATATCGGCTCGCAATCCGCCGTGGTGCGCGGCGTCGGCCTGATCCGCTCGATCGACGACCTCGCCAACACCATGGTGGCGCAGACCGGCGGCAATCCGGTGCTGGTCAAGGACGTTGCAACCGTCACCGTCGGAGAGAAGCCGCGGCTCGGCATCGCCGGCCTCGACGACAGCGATGACATCGTGCAGGGCATCGTGCTGATGCGCCGCGGCGAACAGAGCACGCCAACCATCAAACGCGTCGAGCAACTCGTCACGCAGATCAACAATTCGACCATCCTGCCGCCCGGCGTGCGCATCGAGCGCATCTACGACCGCAAGGACCTGATCGACCTCACCACTCACACCGTGCTGCATAACATGGTGGTCGGCATTTTGCTGATCGTGCTGTTGCAGTGGATATTCTTAGGCGATCTGCGCAGCGCGTTGATCGTCGGCGCCACCATTCCGTTCGCGCTGTTCTTTGCCGTGATCATCCTGGTGCTGCGCGGGGAGTCCGCCAACCTGCTGTCGGTCGGCGCCATCGATTTCGGCCTGATCGTGGACGCGACCGTCATCATGGTGGAGGCGATCTTCCGCCGCCTGACCCAGACCACGCCGCTCTCCGAGCTCGAGCATGCCTCACCGGAGACGCTGTTCGGCATGAAGAGCCATGCCATCCTGTCGGCCGCGGCCGACGTGTCGCGCTCGATCTTCTTTGCCGCCGCCATCATCATCGCGGCCTTCCTGCCGCTGTTCACGCTCTCTGGCGTCGAAGGCAACATTTTCGGCCCGATGGCGCGTACCTATGCCTATGCGCTCGCAGGCGGGCTGCTTGCGACCTTCACGGTGACGCCCGCGCTGTCCGCGATCATCCTGCCCGCGCATGTCGAGGAGACCGAGACCAGGATCATGCTGCTTCTGCATCGGATCTACACGCCGGTGCTGCATTGGGCTGTCAACAACCGCAACATCGTGCTGGGCGGGGCCATCGGCCTCGTCGTCATGACGATCGCACTCGGCCGCCTGCTCGGCCTCGAATTCCTGCCCAAGCTGGAAGAGGGCAATCTCTGGATCCGCGCCACGCTGCCGCCGACCATCTCGCTCCAGGAGGGCAACACCTATGTCAACGAGATGCGGAAGCTGATCCGCGCCCGGCCGGAGGTCGAGTCCGTTGTGTCGCAGCACGGCCGCCCCGACGACGGTACCGACGCGGCCGGCTTCTTCAATGCCGAGTTCTTCGCGCCGCTCAAGCCCGCAAGCGAATGGCCCGGCACCCACGACAAGGAAGTGCTGACCGCGGAGTTGCTCAAGCAGCTCGACGACCACTTCCCGGGCGTCGAGTTCAACTTCTCGCAATATCTCCAGGACAACGTCTCCGAAGCCGTCTCCGGCGTGAAGGGCGAGAACTCGATCAAACTATTCGGTAGCGACCTGAAGGCGCTGACCGACACGGCCAACAAGATCAAGTCGGTGCTGTCGACGGTGCAGGGCGTCACCGACCTTGCGGTGTTCACCTCGCTCGGACAGCCGACCATCCAGATCGATATCGATCGCGCCAAGGCCGCGCGCTATGGCCTTGCGCCCGGCGACATCAACGCCACCATCAAGGTCGCGATCGGCGGCGACACCGCGGGTGACCTCTATGAGCCGGGCTCGGACCGCCATTTCCCGATCATCGTTCGCCTGGCGCCGGAATACCGCAAGAGCGCCGAGGCGATCCAGAATTTGCGCATTGGCGCGCCCGGGCCGAACGGCACCGTCACGCAGATTCCCTTGAGCGAGGTCGCCACGATCAGCCTCGTCTCGGGCGCGGCCTATATCTATCGCGAGCAGCAGGAGCGCTACCTGCCGATCAAGTTCTCGGTGCGCGAACGCGACCTCGGCAGCGCGATCCGCGAGGCGCAGCAGAAGATCGCCGAGCAGGTGCAGTTGCCGCCGGGATCGCACATGGAGTGGGTCGGCGAGTACGGCAACCTCCAGGACGCGATTCGGCGGTTGTCGATCGTGGTGCCGATCTCGCTGGCGCTGATCGGCATCCTGCTCTGGTTCAATTTCGGCTCGATGACCGACACGCTGCTCGCCATGAGCGTGATCCCGATGGCGATCTTCGGTGGCGTGCTGGGTCTGCTGATTACCGGCACGGCGTTCAGCGTCTCCGCGGCGATCGGCTTCATCGCGCTGTTCGGCATCGCCGTGATGGACGGCATCATCATCATCTCGCAGTTCAACCAGCTCATCGAGGAAGGCCTTGACCGCATGACAGCGGTGGTGCGCACCGGCGAGTTGCAGCTTCGCCCGGTGCTGATGACCTGCGTGGTCGCCGGCGTCGGGCTGTTGCCGGCCGCGCTGTCCGAAGGCATCGGCTCGCAGGTGCAAAAGCCGCTCGCAGTCGTCGTCGTCACCGGCATGATGCTGGCGCCGGTGGTGATCCTGGTGACTCTGCCGGTCCTGATCTCCTTCTTCTCGCGTCGCGCCCGCTGA